Sequence from the Papilio machaon chromosome 26, ilPapMach1.1, whole genome shotgun sequence genome:
TTGCCCCTTTCTCgtataacaatttgttttaatttactcatCCCCttaagttattacaaaaaagattttttcaaaattatgtcGTGATTGCTAATATCGTGCGTTACAAGTGtatgctttattatattactatggGTAAGTTATATAACTCTGGTGTTGGCACCGACTAGTGTTAGACCCGTCGGAACTCTGCATCAGGATAAGTCAGACTAATAATCTACACTATTTGCTCTTCCAGAGTCCAGAGGGTGTttgacatatatgtatatctaaCTTCAGCTATATTCATAcagacgttctggagatacctagtattaaacatccatccagccAAACTTGGGCATTTATgacattagtaagaagtaaaattactCACAATCACAGCTCATTTGTCACTGCCAATGAAAACGGAATAGCCATATAAGAACATAGCGGTTTTTATTCATaagtagcttttacccgcgactccgtccgcgcggaataaaaaaaaatagaaaacggggtaaaaattatcctatgtccgtttcctggttctaagctacctgcccaccaattttcagtcaaatcgattcagccgttcttgagttataaatagtgtaactaacacgactttcttttacatatatagatttaaaatcgTTCGTAAGCTCTTGAGCACGAATGTCTGTCATACAATAAAGAGTTATACACTGAGTAAAAGTTAACTCACCTGTTCCAAATgatctttgtaatatttgacTCTAAAGTCATCGTCTAATTGGCCGCTAAAGGAAGACACACCGTTCTCAAGTATCAAGATCTCGACGTCGCCGTACGTCTTCTTTAACCAGACCAACTTGTGACGTAGTCCTGGAGCGTAcgactgtaataaaaaaaactcttttaaACTAAATCGAGTGTCGGTGGCAGTGAATGGGTGATGAccctaataaaacaaataaaaattaaattttatggaggtaaaaattaatagcaaaaaaatactttacattacttttacaattttttttagaattactaaaaattaagacaaataATACTAAGTGTTATCAGAGTTGTCAGTCGgggttattgttttttactaaCAGTGTAGTTTACTAAAAGTTGTTTAGTTTGAAATAGATTAGTACAGTcgaataagcgagaaacctttgAGTCACCATAACAAATTGCGGTCTCTTGggctctcgcttatccagttTTGACTATATAGTAGCAAAATATTACCCATAACCACATAGACGCAGCCTTCTTCCAATCCGGTTTGACGCTCATGACAGCCCCGAGCTCAACAGCGCCATCTTCCAGCGGCCAACTGCCGAAACTCTCGCCATCTTTCGCCTTACGTACAGTCCGTGACGTGTAGTAATTCATACCGTAATAGTCATAAGTACCTgtgttaaaaagataaaaataaaaaaatgaaaactagtTGTAAATATCCTTATTAACTCACGCAAATTAATATAGTCCCACAAGGATCCTATgacagtttttaattataccttTGATAAGATCAATCTCTTCGTTAGTGAATGGCGGCAGTCTTGAGCGTACGAATCCTTGCTTCTTGCTATTCTCTGCTATTATTCTCTCTATTTCTGGAGGCCAGCCGCCATCTTTACTGTATATTGGATGGGAATACATTCCAGtctaataacaaaagaaacatattaataaagactACATGTATAAAGGCGATTGTCGCAATTTTTCCTGCTAGGCCTACTGAGATAAAGTTGTATAGTGCCATTCAAACTTCACAGTGACTTGTAATTTCGCACCAGATGATCCCCACAATTTTACGTAATAATAAGTGGCACGTAGTGTTCTTTCCTTCATCCGAAACTGCACCGCACAAACAGACGTGAACTAAAGttgtttaaattgttgttaaaatcAAGACTTACCATGTATTGTCTAACCATTTCTGTTATTTCTTCGTCTTCTTCAGTCTCCGGCATGTGCCAAAAGATTTGATTTGTTAAACCAACTTTTCCTGTTAcaataatttcctttttaaaagtgacataaaataaatacatttattaccacacatacaatataaaacacataGAAGACAACCTTGATATAAAGTGTCGCAAAAGGAAACCAGCTGAGCGAAGAAGGGACAGACTATACTGTCCCTGCGCTGGTTTTCGGCTGGCTAATAAGATATGATGAAACTAAATTGTTCAATATTACTGAATGGACCTTACCGTGATATTTAGATCTAAACTCTTCATCATAAATCCTCCAAGCTTTAGCGTGTGctaacaacatatttttaccGCAAAGATAATTGCCGAATTCAGGAACTTTAATTCCGGGGGCAAAGAAACCAGTGTTATATGCTATATCACACGCTACAACGGGTTCGTTGACCGTTATCCAGATCTTGACACGGTCCCCAAATAACTTGTAAGCA
This genomic interval carries:
- the LOC106718267 gene encoding myrosinase 1-like, with translation MLLKAVALCVLVCAVAAYNSRRFPPGFKFGAATSSYQIEGAWNVSDKSESIWDRLTHSKPSIITNGATGDVACNSYYNWEDDINIAAELGLHFYRFSLSWPRLLPTSFIDKISADATNYYNKLIDGLIKRGIEPVVTLYHWDLPQKIQDLGGWANPYIADWFADYARVAYKLFGDRVKIWITVNEPVVACDIAYNTGFFAPGIKVPEFGNYLCGKNMLLAHAKAWRIYDEEFRSKYHGKVGLTNQIFWHMPETEEDEEITEMVRQYMTGMYSHPIYSKDGGWPPEIERIIAENSKKQGFVRSRLPPFTNEEIDLIKGTYDYYGMNYYTSRTVRKAKDGESFGSWPLEDGAVELGAVMSVKPDWKKAASMWLWSYAPGLRHKLVWLKKTYGDVEILILENGVSSFSGQLDDDFRVKYYKDHLEQVWLAITEDQVNVTSYTAWTMIDNFEWTDGYGVKFGLYEVDYNDTLRTRTQRESARYFSDVIRTNSIDGEVTEA